In Pontiella desulfatans, one DNA window encodes the following:
- a CDS encoding histone deacetylase family protein encodes MFRIRKIYDDTSVANRHAITQVQAIIQQQFPTARREDMEKLPLQLHDPVKYKYRSVLFVADDTAGNVKGFALMLHMADINVTYLELISAAPRKNGGGIGSLLYERIREESAKLKVNGLFFECSIDEDRVADPATLKNNQLRMKFYERYGVYPVCNNAYDTPVKPGDKDLYYLMYDALDTGAPLRLPLAQAVVRAILERKYHGIVPKEQVEEVVESFRDDPAILRAPRYKAKPAAVHKHEKTAIALVVNEGHAIHHVSDKGYLESPIRLPQILKEISRTGLFERVEPRKTPAALLRRIHDPEYLSFLHDVCKQLPVDKSIYPSVFPGRNRYRKSTDVEVQIGCFCTDTTTPLNRNAYLAASGAVDCAVTAAEMLLEDYDLSYALVRPPGHHAEWSKFGGFCYFNSTAAAAEYLSDYGRIAVLDIDFHHGNGTQDIFYERPDILTVSIHGDPSYAYPFFTGNAAETGKGEGKGFNMNLPLPEDCSVELYQKTLAKALKRIATFKPDYLVIALGLDTAKRDPTGSWNLVAKDFHRNGTLIGAMELPILIVQEGGYRTQTLGTNARCFFEGLHQARKKDAAS; translated from the coding sequence ATGTTTCGCATCCGAAAAATCTACGACGACACGTCCGTCGCCAACCGCCACGCCATTACGCAGGTGCAGGCGATCATCCAGCAACAGTTCCCCACCGCGCGGCGCGAGGATATGGAAAAGCTCCCGCTGCAGCTGCACGACCCCGTTAAATACAAATACCGCTCCGTCCTGTTCGTCGCCGACGACACCGCCGGCAACGTCAAAGGCTTTGCCCTCATGCTGCACATGGCCGACATCAACGTCACCTATCTCGAACTCATCTCCGCCGCCCCCCGGAAAAACGGCGGCGGCATCGGCAGCCTGCTCTACGAACGGATCAGGGAGGAGTCGGCCAAGCTGAAGGTCAACGGCCTGTTCTTCGAATGCAGCATCGATGAAGACCGGGTCGCAGACCCCGCCACCCTCAAGAACAATCAGCTGCGGATGAAGTTTTACGAGCGCTATGGCGTCTATCCCGTCTGCAACAACGCCTACGACACGCCCGTGAAGCCGGGCGACAAGGATTTGTACTACCTCATGTACGACGCGCTCGACACCGGCGCACCGCTGCGCCTCCCGCTGGCCCAAGCCGTTGTCCGCGCCATCCTCGAACGCAAGTACCACGGCATTGTCCCCAAGGAGCAGGTGGAAGAGGTGGTGGAATCCTTCCGCGACGATCCCGCCATCCTCCGCGCCCCGCGCTACAAGGCCAAGCCCGCCGCCGTGCACAAACACGAAAAGACCGCCATCGCACTGGTGGTCAACGAAGGGCATGCCATCCACCACGTCTCCGACAAGGGCTACCTCGAATCGCCGATTCGCCTGCCGCAGATCCTCAAGGAGATCAGCCGGACCGGCCTCTTTGAACGCGTCGAACCCCGCAAAACGCCCGCCGCGCTGCTGCGCCGCATCCACGACCCGGAATATCTCTCCTTCCTTCACGATGTCTGCAAACAGCTCCCGGTCGACAAATCCATCTATCCCTCCGTCTTTCCCGGCCGCAACCGCTACCGGAAATCAACCGATGTCGAGGTTCAGATCGGCTGCTTCTGCACCGACACGACCACCCCGCTCAACCGCAACGCCTACCTCGCCGCCTCCGGCGCCGTCGACTGCGCGGTGACCGCCGCCGAAATGCTGCTCGAAGACTACGACCTCAGCTACGCCCTCGTCCGCCCCCCGGGCCATCACGCCGAATGGAGCAAATTCGGCGGCTTCTGCTATTTCAACTCCACGGCCGCCGCCGCGGAATATCTCTCCGACTACGGACGCATTGCCGTACTCGACATTGACTTCCACCACGGCAACGGCACCCAGGACATCTTCTACGAACGGCCCGACATACTGACCGTCTCCATCCACGGCGATCCCTCCTACGCCTACCCGTTCTTTACCGGCAACGCCGCCGAAACCGGCAAAGGCGAAGGCAAAGGGTTCAACATGAACCTGCCGCTGCCGGAAGACTGCTCCGTCGAGCTCTACCAGAAAACCCTGGCCAAAGCCCTCAAGCGCATCGCCACCTTCAAGCCCGACTATCTCGTCATCGCCCTCGGGCTCGATACCGCCAAGCGCGATCCCACGGGAAGCTGGAACCTCGTCGCCAAGGATTTCCACAGGAACGGCACCCTGATCGGCGCCATGGAGCTGCCGATCCTCATCGTCCAGGAAGGCGGCTACCGCACCCAGACGCTCGGCACGAACGCCCGCTGCTTTTTTGAAGGCCTCCACCAGGCCCGTAAAAAAGACGCCGCCTCCTAA
- the trpS gene encoding tryptophan--tRNA ligase — MRILSGIQPSGKLHIGNYFGAMKPCIELQEQGDAYIFIANYHAMTTVQDGNALREMTTDVALDFLAAGIDPERTALYRQSDVPEVHELAWLLSTVCPMGLLERCHSYKDKIAKGISPMHGLFAYPVLMAADILAVQSNVVPVGKDQKQHVEVTRDLAVKFNNTFGEVFTIPEPSIREHVAVVPGVDGQKMSKSYDNTIEIFMEGKPLKKRVMSILTDSKQLEDPKEPETCNVFALCKLLSTEEEQAALAERYRAGGMGYGHAKLELLEKINSHFAPMREKRRELAANMDYVEDVLKTGAEKASVLARETLSKARHAVGLQ; from the coding sequence ATGAGAATACTATCGGGCATACAGCCTTCGGGCAAATTGCACATCGGCAACTATTTCGGGGCCATGAAGCCGTGCATCGAACTGCAGGAGCAGGGCGACGCCTACATTTTCATTGCCAACTACCACGCGATGACGACGGTGCAGGATGGCAACGCCCTGCGCGAAATGACCACCGATGTGGCCTTGGACTTCCTCGCCGCCGGGATCGATCCCGAGCGGACGGCGTTGTATCGCCAGAGCGATGTGCCGGAAGTGCACGAGCTGGCCTGGCTGCTCTCGACCGTCTGCCCGATGGGGCTGCTGGAGCGCTGCCATTCCTACAAGGATAAGATTGCTAAGGGCATCTCGCCGATGCACGGCCTGTTTGCCTATCCGGTGCTGATGGCCGCCGACATCCTGGCGGTGCAGTCGAACGTGGTGCCGGTCGGCAAGGACCAGAAGCAGCATGTGGAAGTGACCCGCGACCTGGCGGTCAAGTTCAACAACACCTTTGGCGAGGTCTTCACCATTCCCGAGCCTTCGATCCGCGAACACGTCGCGGTCGTGCCGGGCGTCGATGGGCAGAAGATGTCGAAATCGTACGACAACACCATCGAAATCTTCATGGAAGGCAAGCCGTTGAAGAAACGGGTGATGTCGATCCTGACCGACAGCAAGCAGCTGGAGGATCCGAAGGAGCCGGAAACCTGCAACGTCTTTGCGCTCTGCAAGCTGCTTTCAACGGAGGAGGAGCAGGCGGCCTTGGCGGAACGCTACCGCGCCGGCGGCATGGGCTATGGCCACGCCAAGCTGGAACTGCTCGAAAAGATCAACTCGCATTTTGCCCCGATGCGCGAAAAGCGCCGCGAGCTGGCCGCCAATATGGATTATGTGGAAGACGTGCTGAAGACCGGTGCCGAAAAGGCCTCCGTCCTCGCCCGCGAAACGCTGAGCAAAGCCCGACACGCCGTCGGCCTGCAATAG